A portion of the Lysinibacillus timonensis genome contains these proteins:
- a CDS encoding DUF84 family protein, producing MLVSIGTKNKAKTKAITNMVDQYFKQVEYKNLTVPSNVSEQPLSDEETRQGAINRAKNALEESQADFNFGLEGGVRIIDDLMYCCNWGALALKDGTVITAAGALFLLPDEVAKEVRAGKELGPVMDVYTNEKGIRHNKGAIGVFTANLVDRTEMFEHIVKLLIGQYLYMTENQ from the coding sequence ATGTTAGTATCTATAGGAACGAAAAATAAAGCAAAAACCAAAGCTATTACTAATATGGTAGACCAATATTTTAAACAAGTTGAATATAAGAATCTAACTGTCCCATCCAATGTATCTGAACAACCATTATCGGATGAGGAAACAAGACAAGGAGCAATAAATCGAGCAAAGAATGCCTTAGAAGAATCCCAAGCTGATTTTAACTTTGGTCTTGAGGGTGGTGTTCGGATTATCGATGATTTAATGTATTGCTGTAACTGGGGCGCATTAGCTTTAAAGGATGGAACTGTCATTACTGCTGCAGGTGCATTATTTTTACTACCTGATGAAGTTGCTAAAGAAGTTCGTGCTGGGAAGGAACTTGGGCCAGTGATGGACGTTTATACTAATGAGAAAGGTATTCGACATAATAAAGGAGCTATTGGTGTATTTACTGCTAACCTAGTGGATCGGACAGAAATGTTTGAACATATCGTTAAATTATTAATAGGCCAGTATTTATACATGACAGAAAATCAATAA
- a CDS encoding M42 family metallopeptidase, which yields MNEETLQLFKTLTELPGAPGNEHAVRSFMRLELEKYSERIVQDHLGGVFGVRISEENNAPTVLVAGHMDEVAFMVSSITDNGMIRFQPLGGWWNQVLLAQRVTVYARDKEIPGVIASVPPHLLTEQERSKPMDIKNMLIDIGADSKEDAKEMGIQPGQSIIPICPFTPMVNPKKIMAKAWDNRYGCGLAIELLKELKDEPVKSNLYSGANVMEEVGLRGAQVSANMIQPDLFFALDASPANDTTGDKSQFGQLGKGALVRIYDRTMVTHRGIREFILDTAESNKIPYQFFVSAGGGTDAGRVHTSNSGIPSAVIGICSRYIHTAASMIHVNDYAAAKELLVKLVRSVDKSTVDSIRSNV from the coding sequence TTGAATGAGGAAACATTGCAATTATTTAAAACGTTAACTGAATTACCTGGCGCACCTGGAAATGAACATGCTGTCAGATCATTTATGCGTTTGGAATTAGAGAAATATTCCGAGAGAATCGTTCAAGACCATTTAGGGGGCGTATTTGGTGTTCGAATCTCTGAAGAGAATAATGCCCCAACAGTTTTGGTGGCTGGCCACATGGATGAAGTAGCGTTTATGGTAAGCAGCATAACAGATAATGGAATGATACGCTTTCAACCTTTAGGTGGCTGGTGGAATCAAGTATTACTTGCTCAAAGGGTGACGGTTTATGCAAGAGATAAGGAAATTCCAGGTGTCATCGCTAGTGTACCTCCTCATTTATTAACTGAACAAGAACGCTCAAAGCCAATGGATATAAAAAATATGCTAATTGATATAGGAGCGGACAGTAAAGAAGATGCGAAAGAAATGGGAATTCAACCCGGTCAGTCAATTATCCCAATCTGCCCATTTACACCAATGGTTAACCCGAAAAAAATTATGGCTAAAGCATGGGACAATCGATATGGCTGTGGATTAGCAATTGAATTATTAAAGGAATTAAAAGATGAACCAGTAAAGAGTAACCTTTATTCGGGTGCGAATGTAATGGAAGAAGTAGGGTTAAGAGGTGCACAAGTATCTGCCAATATGATTCAACCTGATTTATTTTTCGCTTTAGATGCTTCACCAGCGAATGATACTACGGGAGATAAATCACAATTCGGCCAGTTAGGTAAGGGTGCACTTGTCCGTATATATGATCGTACAATGGTCACGCATAGAGGCATACGTGAATTTATCCTAGATACTGCCGAATCGAATAAAATACCATATCAATTCTTTGTTTCCGCAGGTGGTGGAACGGATGCAGGTCGAGTACACACATCGAATAGTGGAATACCAAGTGCAGTAATTGGAATTTGTTCTCGTTATATTCATACTGCTGCCTCAATGATTCATGTTAATGATTATGCTGCAGCAAAAGAACTATTGGTAAAACTTGTTCGTTCCGTTGACAAGTCTACAGTTGATTCGATACGTTCAAATGTGTAA
- a CDS encoding C-terminal binding protein: MYKIVLTDYEFKTLEFEQRVLDESGLEINFVTSQCKSEDEVIEVAKDADAIINQYAPITERVLKSLTKCKVISRYGVGVDTINLNVAKEMGIKVCNVPDYGIEEVSNHTLALLMAWTRKIIELNHAVKNGIWDFNVGKPIYRFENRVFAIFGFGRIPRRVIEKIQPLGFTLVGYDPFVSSEEMARYGVKKVELDEAFKLGDILSFHVPLVEHTRHLLNKNRLNQLKDGVFIINTARGPIIETEALIDGLKSKKIAGAALDVVEHEPIEIGHELLSFNNVYLTPHSAFYSEEAIEELRTKATKNVVDVLAGYQPMYIVV; the protein is encoded by the coding sequence ATGTACAAGATAGTATTAACAGATTATGAATTTAAAACATTAGAATTTGAACAACGTGTATTAGATGAAAGTGGGTTAGAAATTAATTTTGTAACGTCTCAGTGTAAATCGGAAGATGAGGTCATTGAGGTCGCAAAAGATGCGGATGCTATTATTAATCAATATGCACCCATAACAGAACGAGTGCTGAAAAGCTTAACGAAATGTAAAGTTATTTCTCGATATGGTGTAGGTGTAGATACGATTAATCTTAATGTGGCGAAGGAAATGGGTATTAAAGTCTGTAATGTTCCAGACTATGGTATTGAAGAGGTTTCGAATCATACGTTAGCTTTATTAATGGCATGGACAAGAAAAATTATTGAGCTCAATCATGCTGTGAAAAATGGTATTTGGGATTTTAATGTTGGAAAACCAATCTATCGTTTTGAAAATAGAGTTTTTGCAATTTTCGGATTTGGTCGCATACCACGTCGCGTTATAGAAAAAATTCAACCATTAGGATTTACTTTAGTAGGTTACGATCCATTTGTTAGTTCTGAAGAAATGGCTCGTTATGGTGTGAAAAAAGTAGAACTAGATGAAGCATTCAAATTAGGCGATATTCTATCTTTCCACGTACCTTTGGTTGAGCATACAAGACACTTATTAAATAAAAATCGTCTAAACCAATTAAAAGATGGTGTATTCATAATCAATACTGCACGTGGACCAATTATTGAAACGGAAGCTTTAATCGATGGGTTAAAATCGAAAAAGATAGCTGGTGCAGCATTAGATGTTGTAGAGCATGAGCCAATCGAAATCGGTCATGAACTATTATCATTCAATAACGTCTATCTCACTCCTCATAGTGCGTTTTATTCAGAAGAAGCTATTGAAGAATTAAGGACTAAGGCAACAAAAAATGTGGTGGATGTATTAGCGGGATACCAACCAATGTATATAGTTGTTTAA